The Streptomyces sp. NBC_00286 nucleotide sequence CAGCGCCCTCACTACACGTCCGGCATTGGTCATGAACGTAGTGCCGGCGCTGTGGCCTCCCCCATCGAGCTCCTCAAGCGGCGGTCCGTCCACGGGCTCGGGCAAGTGCCCTACCAAGTGGCGAACCGAGCCATGCATCAACAGTCGGCAGCCGGTTGCACGCTCATGGTCCGGCTCTTCACCAGGGCCTGGGTCGGCAAAGAGCGTCAGGTGGCGGTATTGGCCCCTGAGCGTCACGCAGCGCAACGGTGCCTCGAACTGGACCCACTGGCCGGGCCGCAGATCCGGCTCGGCGAACCACCGCGCCAAGGTCGCGAGGTAGTTGTCCACTTCCTGGAGGTGTCGCAAGCGGCTGCGAGCGTCATCGGCTGTGGCGGCGTCGAGATCGACACCGCCGAGGGGC carries:
- a CDS encoding SAVMC3_10250 family protein, with amino-acid sequence MTTLGAELREVIYLSDGKLRQFLTSPRRVPRASALRLNTPLGGVDLDAATADDARSRLRHLQEVDNYLATLARWFAEPDLRPGQWVQFEAPLRCVTLRGQYRHLTLFADPGPGEEPDHERATGCRLLMHGSVRHLVGHLPEPVDGPPLEELDGGGHSAGTTFMTNAGRVVRALAEQEGGDTAVASPEGTSTGGNGLGGSGVRDLLHAIDARTPAGTAAWMRGYARVTALLPAKDTNARCLVASPLTVEYAR